In the genome of Mesosutterella faecium, the window CGATGGCTTTTTCCGGGTTCATGCAGCTCAACGACCTCAACATTCCCGCGCTGAAGGACACGCCTTATTACGCGAGCTACAACCCTGCGACCCAGCCGGTTGAAGAGCTTTTCGAGAACATCGCCCGCGAGGACATCCTGCTCTATCACCCGTACCAGACGTTCACTTCGGTGGTGGACTTCGTGCAGCAGGCGGCGCGCGACCCCAAGGTGCTCGGCATCAAGATGACGCTCTACCGCGTGGGCAACAACTCCCCGATCGTGAAGGCCCTGATGGACGCCCGCATGGCAGGCAAGCAGGTGACCGCCGTGGTCGAGCTGAAGGCGAGGTTTGACGAGGAGCGCAACATCAACTGGGCCGAGGAGATGGAGCACCAGAACGTCAACGTCGTCTATGGCTTCGTGGGCCTGAAGGTGCATGCGAAGCTCTGCCTCGTCATCCGCAGGGAGGACAGCGGCATACGCACCTATGTCCATATCGGCACCGGCAACTACAACCCGGGTTCGGCGAAAAACTATACGGACCTGGGGCTTCTCACCGCAGATCCGGCGATCTGCTCGGATGTGACCGATCTCTTCAACGTGATGACGGGATACGCGAAGCGCACGAGCTATAACCGGCTGCTTGTCTCGCCCACGAGCATGCGCTCGGGGCTGGAACGCAGCATCCGCGCCGAAATCGAGCGCCACAGGCGCGAAGGCAACGGACGGATTGTGATCAAGTGCAACCAGCTGGTTGACGCGGGCATGATCAAGCTTCTCTACGAAGCCTCGATCGCCGGCGTCAAGGTCGACTGCCTGGTGCGCGGCATCTGCTGCCTGAAGCCCGGCATTCCCGGCGTCTCTGAAAACATCACAGTTCGCGCCATTTTGGGCAAGTTCCTCGAGCATGCCCGCGTCTACTGGTTCGGGCCCCTCGAGGATACGGAAAAGAGCTTCTGCTACATTGGCTCGGCCGACATGATGGGGCGCAACCTCGACCGCCGCATCGAGGTGGTGACGCCTATTCTCGACGGCCGGCTGAAGAAGCGGCTCGCTGAGGAAGTGCTGCAGCTGCAGCTGGCGGACAATCAGCGCACCTGGCTGCTGGAGAAGGACACCTACACCCGCATTGTGAAAAAGCCCTCGGAAAAGAGCGTCAATGCGCAGGAAGAACTGATCCGCCGCTACGGCGAGTAAAGGGCGGCCTATGGAAACAGCGCAGTACGGCCCCCTTCCTGCTGAAACGGAAACTTCTCCAGACAACCCGAGTCCGCTTCCCCCGGGGGCCCACCGCGTGGCCGTTGTGGATCTCGGAAGCAACTCGATCCGGCTGCTTCTCGC includes:
- the ppk1 gene encoding polyphosphate kinase 1 → MENKSSSRVAADKNASASPKTAPRRAKRTARAAGKAAGAKKELPLTSPSLYTNRELSWLSFNRRVLETALEEDRPLLDQVKFLSIFYTNLDEFFMVRVSNIFKQYQTGASTLGPDKMSPAKQLAEIRKLTMEQVEAAANHWINKLQPALAEAGVRVVEYSDLDPEQQKYLLNRFKNDIYPILTPQAIDPGHPFPKISNLSINFLIEVADSNDVRHYARLRVPHNIPRFYFVPRNPSQDEPQVSASFDKNVDIVQTEKIIGEFLPLLFPGYKVTAKGMFRITRNTDVEIEEDEADDLLEAVRDSVLRRRFGGVVRLETEYRIPAKLTSFLVSKLHLQPSQIYTVKGPMAFSGFMQLNDLNIPALKDTPYYASYNPATQPVEELFENIAREDILLYHPYQTFTSVVDFVQQAARDPKVLGIKMTLYRVGNNSPIVKALMDARMAGKQVTAVVELKARFDEERNINWAEEMEHQNVNVVYGFVGLKVHAKLCLVIRREDSGIRTYVHIGTGNYNPGSAKNYTDLGLLTADPAICSDVTDLFNVMTGYAKRTSYNRLLVSPTSMRSGLERSIRAEIERHRREGNGRIVIKCNQLVDAGMIKLLYEASIAGVKVDCLVRGICCLKPGIPGVSENITVRAILGKFLEHARVYWFGPLEDTEKSFCYIGSADMMGRNLDRRIEVVTPILDGRLKKRLAEEVLQLQLADNQRTWLLEKDTYTRIVKKPSEKSVNAQEELIRRYGE